A genomic region of Eucalyptus grandis isolate ANBG69807.140 chromosome 5, ASM1654582v1, whole genome shotgun sequence contains the following coding sequences:
- the LOC104444876 gene encoding F-box protein SKIP19: MAAPDEPPPPPDWLELPREITTTIFLKLGAVEILKTAELVCTDWRALCLDSTMWQTIDMRNDGDLPDDDLADMCRRAVDRSRRGCLDLNIEYFGDDELLQYAADRCNHIRRLRLVYCGNISDEGLCEAASKLPMLEVLELSYCSFSKEAIETVGQCCPLLKSFKLNSQGYRYPHIECDDEAQAIAKNMHGLHHLQLFGNKMTNEGLKTILDSCPHLEYLDLRQCFNIYMEGDLGRRCTEQIKDLRNPYDPTDDYEFDAAILNDESFDDDYLPWFYDIDLPDYDNYYEFSDYDDFSVYGFDEYQ; this comes from the exons ATGGCGGCCCCCGACgagcccccgccgccgcccgactGGCTGGAGCTCCCACGGGAGATCACGACGACGATCTTCCTCAAGCTCGGCGCCGTCGAGATCCTCAAGACAGCGGAGCTGGTGTGCACCGACTGGCGCGCCCTCTGCCTGGACTCCACCATGTGGCAGACCATCGACATGCGCAACGACGGGGACCTGCCGGACGACGACCTCGCCGACATGTGCCGCCGCGCCGTCGACCGGAGCCGCCGCGGCTGCCTCGACCTCAACATCGAGTACTTCGGCGACGACGAGCTCCTCCAGTACGCCGCCGACCG GTGCAATCATATTAGACGGCTACGACTTGTATATTGCGGTAACATTTCGGATGAGGGTCTGTGTGAAGCAGCCTCAAAACTTCCTATGCTGGAGGTCCTTGAATTATCTTATTGCTCATTCTCAAAGGAAGCCATAGAGACTGTTGGACAATGTTGTCCCCTTCTGAAATCCTTCAAATTGAATAGCCAGGGATATAGATATCCACACATAGAATGTGATGACGAGGCACAAGCTATAGCGAAAAACATGCATGGATTACACCACCTCCAACTCTTCGGGAATAAGATGACAAATGAAGGTCTGAAGACGATTCTCGACAGTTGTCCTCATCTTGAGTATCTCGACTTGCGCCAGTGCTTCAATATTTATATGGAGGGTGATTTGGGGAGAAGATGCACCGAACAGATCAAAGATTTAAGGAATCCATATGACCCCACAGATGACTATGAATTTGATGCTGCAATTCTCAATGACGAGTCCTTTGATGATGATTACCTACCTTGGTTTTATGACATTGATTTGCCTGATTATGATAACTACTATGAATTCTCTGATTATGATGACTTCTCTGTATATGGGTTTGACGAGTATCAGTGA